In one Chryseobacterium camelliae genomic region, the following are encoded:
- a CDS encoding diacylglycerol/lipid kinase family protein, giving the protein MENVAFIINPFSAKKNYQPFLDELRKKVASPLYYISESIQGTDDFIQKHFNEIEIFVAIGGDGTISTIARNLIGTSKILAIFPAGSGNGFSNETNFKKNLDELLEKIKAKKSRKIDTFTVNNKLSINVSGTGFDGKVVKEFEKTSRGFKNYIKVSLKTFFNYKPIKVKFFNEQYQQYNGKYLMLNIANTRQFGNNAYIAPKASKSDGLVDIVLVKKFPLSYSALFAYRMFTKKLKDDDYVTYLPVSEIEFKVNTKNWHLDGEFNKIKSPIHVKVQPSSLNILV; this is encoded by the coding sequence ATGGAAAACGTGGCTTTTATTATCAATCCCTTTTCGGCAAAAAAAAACTATCAACCCTTCCTTGATGAGCTAAGAAAAAAGGTTGCTAGTCCCTTATATTATATTTCGGAATCTATCCAGGGAACGGATGATTTTATTCAGAAACACTTTAATGAAATAGAAATTTTCGTGGCAATAGGAGGGGATGGAACAATTTCAACGATTGCCCGTAATCTTATTGGGACTTCAAAGATTTTGGCTATTTTTCCGGCAGGATCAGGAAACGGTTTTTCTAATGAAACCAATTTTAAAAAGAATCTGGATGAGCTTTTAGAAAAAATTAAAGCTAAAAAATCCAGGAAGATTGATACGTTTACAGTGAATAATAAACTGTCGATTAATGTTTCCGGAACCGGTTTTGACGGAAAGGTCGTAAAGGAATTTGAGAAAACAAGCCGGGGATTTAAAAATTATATCAAAGTTTCCCTTAAAACGTTTTTTAATTACAAACCGATAAAAGTTAAGTTTTTTAATGAACAATATCAGCAGTACAACGGAAAATACCTAATGCTGAATATTGCCAATACGCGACAGTTCGGTAATAATGCCTACATTGCTCCAAAAGCCAGTAAAAGTGACGGCTTGGTTGATATTGTTCTGGTAAAAAAATTTCCTTTAAGCTATTCTGCATTGTTTGCCTACAGAATGTTTACCAAGAAACTGAAGGACGACGATTATGTAACTTATCTTCCTGTTTCAGAAATTGAGTTTAAGGTAAATACAAAGAACTGGCACCTGGATGGTGAATTCAACAAAATAAAGTCGCCTATTCATGTTAAGGTTCAGCCTTCAAGTCTGAATATTCTTGTGTAG
- a CDS encoding dicarboxylate/amino acid:cation symporter, translating into MKTKKIQQQLYFQVIISIIAGILLGKFYPELGEKMKPLGDGFIKLVKMIIAPVIFITLTLGIAHMTDLKKVGRIAVKAMIYFFTFSTLALIIGLVVGNILQPGHGLNINPSTLSGDVSQYQQKAHETTLTGFIMNIIPETLFSPLVGENILQVLLVSILMGIALVLTKEKSKKVTDFLQDLSTPIFKIVHMLMKFAPIGAFGAMAFTIGKYGLHSVLNLIFLVGTFYITSILFIVLILGTMAWYNGFNIFKLMYYLKEELLLVLGTSSSESALPGIMEKLEKAGCSRAIVGLVVPTGYSFNLDGTNIYMTLASLFIAQALNIHLPIEKQMMLLLVAMLSSKGAAGVTGAGFVTLAATLAVVPEIPIAGMTLILGIDKFMSECRALTNVIGNSVATVVVANWEKQLDKNQLQYCLDHPNEIEKKLEI; encoded by the coding sequence TTGAAAACAAAAAAAATCCAACAACAACTTTATTTTCAAGTAATTATATCAATTATTGCAGGAATTCTTTTAGGGAAATTTTATCCTGAACTGGGCGAAAAAATGAAACCGCTCGGTGACGGCTTTATCAAATTAGTAAAAATGATTATTGCCCCTGTAATTTTTATCACGCTTACTTTAGGAATTGCTCATATGACCGATCTTAAAAAAGTGGGAAGAATTGCGGTAAAAGCAATGATTTACTTTTTTACTTTTTCTACTTTAGCATTAATTATTGGACTCGTTGTAGGAAATATCCTGCAGCCGGGACACGGTTTAAATATTAATCCTTCTACACTTTCTGGTGATGTTTCACAATATCAACAAAAAGCTCATGAAACTACGTTGACCGGGTTTATCATGAATATCATTCCTGAGACATTGTTCAGTCCTCTGGTTGGAGAAAATATTTTACAAGTACTTCTGGTTTCTATTCTAATGGGGATCGCCCTGGTTCTCACAAAAGAAAAAAGCAAGAAAGTAACAGATTTTTTACAGGATCTTTCCACGCCTATCTTCAAGATTGTTCATATGCTTATGAAGTTTGCCCCAATCGGGGCTTTCGGAGCAATGGCTTTTACTATCGGAAAATACGGACTTCACTCTGTACTCAACCTCATATTTTTAGTCGGAACATTTTATATTACTTCCATTCTTTTTATTGTATTGATACTAGGCACAATGGCTTGGTACAATGGATTCAACATTTTCAAACTGATGTACTATTTAAAAGAAGAACTCCTTTTAGTACTAGGAACAAGCTCTTCTGAATCTGCGCTTCCGGGAATTATGGAAAAACTGGAAAAAGCGGGATGTTCAAGAGCAATTGTAGGATTGGTAGTTCCTACCGGATATTCTTTCAATCTCGACGGAACCAATATTTATATGACCTTAGCTTCTTTGTTTATTGCCCAGGCTTTGAATATTCATCTTCCGATTGAAAAACAAATGATGTTGCTTTTAGTGGCTATGCTAAGTTCTAAAGGAGCTGCAGGCGTAACAGGAGCTGGTTTTGTAACGTTGGCCGCCACATTAGCCGTAGTTCCCGAAATTCCCATCGCCGGGATGACCTTAATCCTGGGAATTGATAAGTTTATGAGTGAATGTCGTGCTTTAACGAACGTTATAGGAAATTCTGTAGCAACCGTAGTTGTTGCCAACTGGGAAAAGCAACTGGATAAAAATCAGCTGCAGTATTGTTTGGATCATCCAAATGAGATAGAGAAAAAGCTTGAAATTTGA
- a CDS encoding cytochrome d ubiquinol oxidase subunit II translates to MIYVVIGFLWLSICLYVILGGADFGAGIVELFTKKRARDKTKEIMYESIAPVWEANHMWLIIAIVILFVGFPEIYTTLSTYLHIPLVLMLVGIIARGTAFTFRHYDAVKDDWQHIYTQIFYFSSLLTPFFLGLIAATTVSHSINPDATGFLDLYIFSWLNWFGVAVGLFTISICAYLASVFALRETTDRLELGLMIKKSKQTMIFVVITGLLVFITAYLSDIPLLMWVFSKPLGIMATAFATICLLLILRAMNRQKLLPVRALAGFQVIMILVAATYQHNPNIILFGNGEHLSLLEHMAAPKTISALAWALMLGSLFILPFLFYLMASFSKLRK, encoded by the coding sequence ATGATTTACGTCGTTATAGGTTTTCTTTGGCTGTCGATTTGCCTGTATGTGATTTTAGGCGGAGCAGATTTCGGAGCCGGAATTGTAGAGCTTTTCACAAAAAAAAGAGCGCGTGATAAAACAAAAGAAATCATGTACGAATCTATTGCGCCGGTTTGGGAAGCCAATCACATGTGGCTGATTATTGCCATTGTAATTCTCTTCGTCGGTTTCCCTGAAATTTATACTACCCTTTCCACTTATCTTCATATTCCCTTGGTTTTAATGCTAGTCGGAATTATTGCAAGAGGCACCGCTTTTACGTTCAGACATTACGATGCCGTGAAAGATGACTGGCAACATATTTATACTCAGATATTTTATTTTTCGAGTTTATTGACTCCTTTTTTCTTAGGATTAATAGCTGCTACTACGGTTTCACATTCTATCAATCCGGATGCAACCGGCTTTTTAGACTTATATATTTTCAGCTGGCTCAACTGGTTTGGTGTTGCAGTAGGATTATTTACGATTTCAATCTGCGCTTACCTTGCTTCTGTATTTGCCTTAAGAGAAACAACCGACCGTCTGGAATTAGGTTTAATGATCAAAAAATCTAAACAGACTATGATTTTTGTAGTCATCACAGGTCTTTTGGTTTTTATTACCGCATATCTTTCGGATATTCCTTTGTTGATGTGGGTCTTCTCAAAACCTTTGGGAATTATGGCAACCGCTTTTGCCACCATTTGTTTGTTATTAATTTTAAGAGCGATGAATCGTCAGAAATTGCTTCCTGTACGAGCTTTGGCAGGATTTCAGGTGATTATGATTTTGGTGGCGGCAACTTATCAGCATAATCCTAATATTATTTTATTCGGGAATGGGGAACATCTATCTTTATTGGAACACATGGCTGCTCCGAAAACAATTTCTGCTTTAGCTTGGGCATTGATGCTGGGTTCGTTATTTATTCTGCCATTTTTGTTTTATTTGATGGCTTCGTTCAGTAAACTTAGGAAATAA
- a CDS encoding RsiV family protein: protein MKNTIAVLALSSIFTFSACKKSEKTDVTTKSETLQTEKFIVDSVKVSDSIHLNDSLKIRYYSKMLVFPTIKDKKLLDSIYFGEKDIQDFSKNGLQALLEHNKNEYFNAVKKDSKDWLSDMKYAQEWYSDLGMNLKSNINDYIHIEYGWGSYEGGAHDNYGFSERVFDIKNNKKVDLKDITSMSKDQLEALLMKNINKINGGATDENGEIHNSEMLLVEKIPVTGNFYFDDKNLYFHYSPYEIAAFAAGDITVPISWQELNGTLTKQFKDRMKIK from the coding sequence ATGAAAAACACAATTGCTGTTTTGGCGCTTTCCTCTATTTTTACATTTTCTGCATGTAAGAAATCCGAGAAGACAGATGTAACAACAAAATCTGAAACCTTACAAACTGAAAAATTCATTGTTGATTCAGTTAAAGTGAGCGATTCTATCCATCTTAACGATTCCCTGAAAATAAGATATTATTCTAAAATGTTGGTTTTCCCAACAATAAAGGATAAAAAATTGTTGGATAGTATTTATTTTGGAGAGAAGGATATTCAGGACTTTTCTAAAAACGGACTTCAGGCTCTTCTTGAACATAATAAAAATGAGTATTTCAATGCCGTTAAAAAAGATTCAAAAGACTGGCTTTCCGATATGAAATATGCTCAGGAATGGTATTCGGATCTGGGAATGAATTTGAAATCAAATATCAATGATTATATTCATATAGAATACGGTTGGGGTTCTTATGAAGGCGGTGCACATGATAATTATGGTTTTTCGGAAAGAGTTTTTGATATAAAGAATAACAAAAAAGTAGACTTGAAAGATATTACTTCAATGTCTAAGGATCAACTGGAAGCTTTATTGATGAAGAATATCAACAAAATAAATGGAGGAGCAACAGATGAAAATGGAGAAATTCATAATTCTGAAATGCTTTTGGTTGAAAAAATTCCGGTTACGGGAAACTTTTATTTTGATGATAAAAACCTTTATTTCCATTATAGTCCTTATGAGATAGCGGCTTTTGCAGCCGGAGATATTACAGTTCCTATTTCCTGGCAGGAACTGAATGGTACATTAACAAAACAGTTCAAAGACCGAATGAAAATTAAATAA
- the gyrB gene encoding DNA topoisomerase (ATP-hydrolyzing) subunit B: MSQKQYTASSIQALEGMEHVRMRPSMYIGDVGVRGLHHLVYEVVDNSIDEALAGYCDTIFVAIKEGNGIEVSDNGRGIPVDFHEKEQKSALEVVMTKIGAGGKFDKDSYKVSGGLHGVGVSCVNALSNEMITTVYRDGNIYQQIYSKGKAQTGVEEIGHSEKRGTKQFFQPDDTIFSELVYNYDTLASRLRELSYLNKGITITLTDERETLEDGSFRSEVFHSEGGLKEFVAFIDGNRESIMEHVIFMEGERDDIPVEVAMRYNTSFNENLHSYVNNINTHEGGTHLAGFRRALTRTLKKYADELGLPAKEKVEITGDDFREGLTAVVSVKVMEPQFEGQTKTKLGNSEVSGAVDKIVGEMLTNFLEENPNEAKIIVQKVVLAAKARQAAKKAREMVQRKSPMGGSGLPGKLSDCSSKNPEESEIFLVEGDSAGGTAKQGRDRFFQAILPLRGKILNVEKSMLHKVYDNEEIKNIYTALGVSVGTEEDSKALNMSKLRYHKIVIMTDADIDGSHISTLILTFFFRYMKELIENGYIYIAQPPLYLLKKGNKKQYAYNEKEREEFTLEMSPDGKGVEVQRYKGLGEMNPEQLWETTLNPEHRILKQVTIDNAVEADSVFSMLMGDEVPPRREFIEKNAKYAKIDA, translated from the coding sequence ATGAGTCAGAAACAATATACAGCTAGTAGTATTCAGGCATTGGAAGGAATGGAGCACGTACGTATGCGTCCTTCGATGTACATTGGTGATGTGGGAGTAAGAGGTCTCCATCATTTGGTTTATGAAGTAGTAGATAACTCTATTGACGAGGCGTTGGCAGGATACTGTGATACGATCTTCGTTGCTATTAAAGAAGGAAACGGAATCGAGGTCAGTGATAACGGTAGAGGTATTCCTGTTGACTTTCATGAAAAAGAACAAAAATCTGCTCTTGAGGTTGTAATGACGAAAATCGGAGCCGGAGGTAAGTTCGATAAAGATTCTTATAAGGTTTCGGGTGGTCTTCACGGAGTTGGGGTGTCGTGTGTAAATGCACTTTCCAACGAAATGATTACTACTGTTTACAGAGACGGGAACATCTACCAGCAGATATATTCTAAAGGAAAAGCGCAAACCGGAGTTGAAGAAATAGGTCACAGCGAAAAGAGAGGAACCAAGCAGTTCTTCCAGCCGGATGATACTATTTTTTCAGAATTAGTATACAATTATGATACATTAGCAAGCCGTTTAAGAGAGCTTTCTTACCTTAATAAAGGAATTACCATTACGCTTACTGACGAAAGAGAAACATTGGAAGATGGTTCGTTCAGATCGGAAGTTTTCCATTCTGAAGGCGGTTTGAAAGAATTCGTTGCCTTCATCGACGGAAATCGTGAATCAATCATGGAACATGTAATTTTCATGGAAGGTGAAAGAGACGATATCCCGGTTGAGGTGGCGATGCGTTATAATACCTCATTCAACGAAAATCTTCACTCTTACGTTAATAACATCAATACTCACGAAGGAGGTACTCACTTGGCAGGTTTCAGACGTGCTTTAACGAGAACTTTAAAGAAATATGCCGATGAATTAGGACTTCCGGCAAAAGAAAAAGTAGAGATTACAGGAGATGACTTCCGTGAAGGTCTTACGGCGGTAGTGTCTGTAAAAGTAATGGAGCCTCAGTTTGAAGGGCAAACCAAAACTAAATTAGGGAACTCCGAAGTTTCCGGTGCTGTTGATAAAATAGTAGGGGAAATGTTGACAAATTTCTTGGAGGAAAACCCTAACGAAGCGAAAATTATTGTACAGAAAGTTGTTTTGGCTGCAAAAGCAAGACAGGCTGCAAAAAAAGCTCGTGAAATGGTTCAGAGAAAATCTCCGATGGGAGGTTCCGGACTTCCGGGTAAATTGTCTGACTGTTCATCTAAAAACCCTGAAGAATCAGAGATCTTCCTAGTGGAGGGTGATTCCGCAGGTGGAACGGCAAAACAGGGACGAGATAGATTCTTCCAGGCCATTCTTCCGTTAAGAGGTAAAATTCTGAATGTGGAGAAATCAATGCTTCACAAAGTGTATGATAACGAAGAAATCAAGAATATTTATACAGCTTTAGGAGTTTCAGTAGGAACAGAGGAAGACAGCAAAGCTCTGAATATGTCTAAATTAAGATACCATAAGATCGTTATCATGACCGATGCCGATATTGACGGTTCTCACATTTCTACTTTGATCTTGACATTCTTCTTCAGATATATGAAAGAACTGATTGAGAACGGATATATTTATATCGCTCAACCACCTTTGTATTTATTGAAAAAAGGAAACAAAAAACAGTATGCTTATAACGAAAAAGAGCGTGAGGAATTTACTTTAGAAATGTCTCCGGATGGGAAAGGTGTTGAGGTTCAGCGTTACAAAGGTCTTGGAGAGATGAATCCTGAACAACTTTGGGAAACGACTCTTAATCCTGAACACAGAATCCTGAAACAAGTAACGATTGATAATGCAGTTGAGGCAGACAGTGTATTCTCTATGTTGATGGGGGATGAGGTTCCACCAAGAAGAGAGTTTATTGAGAAGAATGCAAAATATGCTAAAATTGATGCATAA
- the istB gene encoding IS21-like element helper ATPase IstB, translating into MNQATLEKMKHLKLYGMHRAFSTTMETGSISYTNDELIAYLIESEYDDRESRKVERLITSARFRYRAFMEEITASSSRNIDKNTIGRLSSCDFISQKQNILITGSTGVGKSFIATAIGYKACTMGYKVMYFSINKLFSKLKMAKADGSYLKEIDRIEKQDLIILDDFGLQSLDNLKRQDFMEIIEDRHGKRSTIIASQLPVSVWHEVIAEQTIADAILDRMVHNSLRIDLKGESMRRKKADQKISSE; encoded by the coding sequence ATGAATCAGGCAACATTAGAAAAAATGAAACATTTAAAGCTCTACGGAATGCACAGAGCTTTTTCCACAACAATGGAAACAGGAAGTATCTCTTATACCAACGATGAACTTATTGCCTACTTGATTGAATCCGAGTATGACGACAGGGAAAGCAGAAAGGTTGAGCGGTTAATCACTTCTGCCAGATTCAGGTACAGGGCATTTATGGAAGAGATTACAGCATCTTCTTCCAGGAATATTGATAAGAATACCATTGGAAGGTTATCTTCCTGCGATTTTATCTCGCAGAAACAGAATATTCTTATTACAGGATCAACAGGAGTTGGTAAAAGTTTTATAGCAACTGCCATAGGCTACAAAGCCTGTACAATGGGATATAAAGTCATGTACTTCAGCATCAACAAACTCTTCTCAAAGCTTAAAATGGCTAAGGCAGACGGATCTTATCTTAAAGAGATTGACCGTATAGAAAAGCAGGACCTTATTATTCTTGATGATTTTGGATTGCAATCCCTGGATAATTTGAAAAGACAGGATTTTATGGAGATCATTGAAGACAGGCACGGAAAACGCTCCACTATTATTGCTTCGCAACTTCCCGTAAGTGTATGGCATGAAGTAATTGCGGAACAAACAATAGCCGATGCAATCCTTGACAGAATGGTACATAACTCCCTGAGAATAGACCTTAAAGGGGAATCTATGAGAAGGAAAAAAGCTGATCAGAAAATCAGCTCAGAATAA
- a CDS encoding cytochrome ubiquinol oxidase subunit I — protein MDDFLAARAQMAMSLGFHIIFSCVGMVMPFLMAFAHWKYLKTKNEIYKGLTKAWSKGVAILFAVGAVSGTMLSFELGLLWPNFMKHAGPIFGMPFSLEGTAFFIEAIAIGFFLYGWDRFNKWFHWFCGFLVGLSGLASGILVIAANAWMNSPAGFDYVNGQYLNIDPIKAMFNDAWFPQALHMTVAAFCATGFAVAGVHAYLIMRKKNVEFHTKAFRIAAGFALIGAFGAPLSGDVAAKSVAERQPIKLAAMEAHFETEKGASFVIGGIPDEKKEEIKYAVKIPKVLSFLVANDFNAEVKGLKDFPKDEWPPIAVVHYAFQIMIFFGVVMITIGIVYLYAVFFKKEWLAKNWLLKTFLIATPFGYIALEAGWTVTEVGRQPWIIYGIMRTAEAVTPMPGIQYSFYFFTAIFISLSLIIVFLLRRQIQMVPRLYDPTDAQFNLKNQKS, from the coding sequence ATGGACGACTTTCTTGCAGCTCGTGCACAAATGGCGATGTCACTCGGTTTTCACATCATTTTCTCTTGTGTTGGGATGGTAATGCCTTTTCTGATGGCTTTCGCTCACTGGAAATACTTAAAAACAAAAAACGAAATTTATAAAGGGCTCACCAAAGCATGGAGCAAAGGAGTAGCTATTCTGTTCGCCGTCGGAGCGGTTTCCGGAACAATGCTTTCTTTCGAACTCGGACTTTTATGGCCAAATTTCATGAAACATGCTGGTCCCATTTTCGGGATGCCATTTTCTTTGGAAGGAACCGCATTCTTCATTGAAGCCATTGCGATTGGTTTTTTCCTTTATGGATGGGATAGGTTTAATAAATGGTTTCACTGGTTTTGCGGTTTTTTAGTGGGTTTAAGCGGCTTAGCTTCAGGAATTTTAGTGATTGCGGCTAATGCATGGATGAATTCACCTGCCGGATTTGATTACGTGAACGGACAATATTTAAATATAGATCCAATTAAAGCCATGTTCAATGATGCCTGGTTTCCTCAGGCTTTACACATGACGGTTGCTGCATTTTGTGCAACGGGATTTGCGGTCGCAGGAGTTCATGCTTATTTAATCATGAGAAAAAAGAATGTTGAATTTCATACGAAAGCATTCAGAATTGCAGCCGGATTTGCATTGATCGGAGCATTCGGAGCACCTTTAAGCGGTGATGTTGCCGCAAAATCTGTTGCAGAAAGACAACCTATAAAACTAGCTGCCATGGAAGCTCATTTTGAAACAGAAAAAGGAGCGTCTTTCGTTATCGGCGGAATTCCAGATGAGAAAAAAGAGGAAATAAAATATGCCGTAAAGATTCCAAAGGTATTGAGCTTTCTAGTGGCAAATGATTTTAATGCTGAAGTAAAAGGATTGAAAGATTTCCCAAAAGATGAATGGCCTCCGATTGCCGTTGTACATTATGCTTTTCAGATCATGATTTTCTTTGGAGTTGTAATGATAACTATCGGAATCGTTTATCTCTACGCTGTATTTTTCAAAAAAGAATGGCTGGCTAAAAACTGGCTATTGAAGACCTTTTTAATCGCCACACCTTTCGGATATATCGCTTTGGAAGCTGGCTGGACAGTCACTGAAGTCGGAAGACAACCATGGATTATTTACGGAATCATGAGAACCGCAGAAGCCGTAACTCCAATGCCGGGGATTCAGTATTCATTCTACTTTTTCACAGCGATCTTCATTTCCTTATCATTAATTATTGTGTTTCTTTTGAGACGACAAATACAGATGGTTCCGAGATTATATGATCCGACTGATGCTCAGTTTAACCTTAAAAACCAAAAGTCATGA
- the istA gene encoding IS21 family transposase, whose protein sequence is MANKRIDMLNIKQLLRLYTQGVSKLQISKQLGISRNTAKKYISLFHEHQLTYDELIELSDEDLDDLFETPPTDIRDKDSIKKQLESLFPYISKELKRVGVTRYLLWEEYIDKYPSGYQYSRFCHHYREWCKKVNPSMHIEHKAGDKLFVDYTGKKLHIIDKETGEQQEVEVFVSILGASGMTFVEATRTQGKEDFLGSLTKALHYYGGVPAAIVTDNLRTAVKKSHKYEPVITDSLLDFASHYSTTILPTRTYHPKDKALVENAVRIVYTRIFAPLRKDHFFSLEALNKAIENLLEGYNEAPMKRKKYSRADVFREVEKHALSPLPAMVYQLKHSVRATVHKTSHVYLSKDKHYYSVPFSYIGKKVNIIFSKNTVEIYYDQRRIAFHNRVLAKYQYTTVKEHMPSSYQFMTEWNPSGLSLGEGLSENIVNSTSSKSWKRNSILSSPIKPAWESFHYQKRLAT, encoded by the coding sequence ATGGCTAACAAAAGAATAGACATGTTGAACATCAAACAATTATTACGATTATACACCCAGGGAGTAAGTAAATTGCAGATAAGCAAACAACTGGGTATCTCACGCAATACTGCCAAAAAGTATATTAGCCTGTTCCATGAACACCAACTTACATATGATGAGTTGATAGAGTTGAGTGATGAAGATTTAGATGATTTATTCGAGACTCCGCCAACCGATATAAGGGATAAGGACAGTATCAAAAAACAACTTGAATCGCTGTTTCCTTACATATCCAAAGAACTAAAACGTGTTGGGGTTACCCGTTATCTGCTATGGGAAGAATACATAGATAAATATCCTTCAGGCTACCAATATTCCCGTTTTTGTCATCATTACAGGGAATGGTGTAAAAAGGTAAACCCTTCCATGCATATTGAACATAAGGCTGGGGATAAACTTTTTGTGGATTATACTGGGAAAAAGCTTCACATTATTGATAAAGAAACAGGAGAACAACAGGAAGTTGAAGTCTTCGTATCTATACTTGGCGCCAGTGGTATGACCTTCGTAGAAGCTACAAGGACCCAGGGGAAAGAAGATTTTCTTGGAAGCCTTACCAAAGCCCTGCATTATTATGGAGGAGTTCCCGCAGCTATTGTTACCGATAACCTGCGTACAGCCGTAAAAAAGAGCCATAAGTACGAACCTGTCATCACTGATTCCCTCCTGGATTTTGCTTCGCACTATAGTACCACAATACTTCCCACGCGTACCTACCATCCTAAGGACAAGGCTTTGGTTGAGAATGCGGTACGTATTGTTTATACCCGCATTTTTGCTCCATTGCGTAAAGATCACTTCTTTAGCCTGGAAGCATTGAACAAAGCTATAGAAAACCTTCTGGAGGGATATAATGAAGCTCCCATGAAAAGAAAGAAGTATTCCAGGGCTGACGTTTTCCGTGAGGTTGAAAAACATGCATTATCCCCACTACCGGCTATGGTGTACCAGCTCAAGCATTCTGTACGTGCCACTGTTCATAAGACCAGCCATGTATATTTAAGCAAAGACAAACATTATTACAGTGTTCCGTTCAGCTATATTGGTAAAAAAGTAAACATTATTTTTAGTAAAAACACAGTCGAAATTTACTATGATCAGCGCAGAATAGCATTCCATAACAGAGTCCTGGCCAAATATCAGTATACAACTGTTAAAGAGCATATGCCTTCATCTTATCAGTTTATGACGGAATGGAATCCCTCCGGTTTATCTCTTGGGGAAGGTCTGTCGGAGAATATTGTGAACAGTACATCATCAAAATCCTGGAAAAGAAACAGCATCCTGAGCAGTCCTATAAAACCTGCCTGGGAATCCTTTCATTATCAAAAAAGATTGGCAACATAA